One genomic window of Geodermatophilus sp. DSM 44513 includes the following:
- a CDS encoding diguanylate cyclase, with translation MTVRSRDPLAAARSAVLILLFSSVAVAAWTVVEAPGSGPATQAVSWTVVLLLAAAAAVHHGVPPGRLDRLGGGAVTALGGVLLVCLLRVLTDDTSAAAFAFLTFPVLWAASHLHGGGVVLVTGAALAADAGTVLLLLPVEQALTDLVFSGAVLVVLAVVLHRAADRQARLVAALREQAGVDALTGLVNRRVFTEALRSAPAGPGTALVLIDVDAFKTINDVHGHPVGDEVLVHLTAVLREQVRDHDAVLSRLGGDELAVLLRSCSADVAARRAGALLDAVRSAPLTLPDGTRLPVSISVGVAHLPAPAGEVHGLYTAADAALYDAKRAGRGRVAVAPA, from the coding sequence ATGACCGTCAGGTCCCGGGACCCGCTGGCGGCTGCCCGCAGCGCGGTGCTGATCCTGCTGTTCAGCTCGGTGGCGGTCGCCGCGTGGACGGTGGTCGAGGCCCCGGGGTCGGGTCCCGCGACCCAGGCCGTGTCCTGGACCGTCGTGCTGCTGCTGGCCGCCGCGGCCGCGGTGCACCACGGGGTGCCGCCGGGACGGCTGGACCGGCTGGGCGGCGGGGCGGTCACCGCGCTGGGCGGCGTGCTGCTGGTCTGCCTGCTGCGGGTGCTCACCGACGACACGTCGGCGGCCGCGTTCGCCTTCCTCACCTTCCCGGTGCTGTGGGCGGCGTCCCACCTGCACGGTGGCGGGGTGGTGCTGGTGACCGGTGCGGCGCTGGCGGCCGACGCCGGGACGGTGCTGCTGCTGCTGCCGGTGGAGCAGGCGCTCACCGACCTGGTGTTCTCCGGGGCGGTGCTCGTCGTGCTGGCGGTGGTGCTGCACCGGGCGGCCGACCGGCAGGCCCGGCTGGTCGCCGCGCTGCGGGAGCAGGCGGGGGTGGACGCGCTGACCGGCCTGGTCAACCGGCGGGTGTTCACCGAGGCGCTGCGCAGCGCGCCGGCCGGCCCGGGGACGGCGCTGGTGCTCATCGACGTCGACGCGTTCAAGACCATCAACGACGTGCACGGGCACCCGGTGGGCGACGAGGTGCTGGTGCACCTGACCGCGGTGCTGCGCGAGCAGGTGCGCGACCACGACGCGGTGCTCTCCCGTCTCGGCGGTGACGAGCTGGCCGTGCTGCTGCGCAGCTGCAGCGCCGACGTCGCCGCACGGCGGGCCGGGGCCCTGCTCGACGCCGTCCGGTCGGCTCCGCTGACCCTGCCCGACGGCACCCGGCTGCCGGTGTCGATCAGCGTCGGGGTGGCGCACCTGCCCGCGCCGGCCGGCGAGGTGCACGGCCTCTACACCGCCGCGGACGCCGCCCTCTACGACGCCAAGCGGGCCGGGCGGGGCCGCGTCGCGGTCGCGCCGGCCTGA
- a CDS encoding M20/M25/M40 family metallo-hydrolase — protein sequence METTPLRQAQDEVAELLSDLIRIDTTNTGDTATGKGERAAAEWVAGKLDEVGIDSVIHESERGRASLVARIPGQDRSRPGLLVHGHLDVVPADPAEWSVHPFSGEERDGFIWGRGAVDMKDMDAMTLALVRDWARTGVQPPRDVVLAFVADEEAGGRLGAKYVVQEHPDLFEGCTEAISEVGGFSITVRDDLRLYLVQTAEKGLAWMRLTASGKPGHGSFVHDDNAVTRLCQAVARLGEARLPTTLTPPMRQFLAAVEDAYGIEIDPDEPEQALARLGSISRMIGAALRNTVNPTMVQAGYKANVIPGTASATVDGRFLHGHEEEFDRQLAGLIGEGVQREWLVHDQAVETTFDGPLVDAMVAALKAEDDGARPVPFTMSGGTDAKSFERLGMRCFGFSPLRLPADLDFASLFHGIDERVPVESLRFGIRVLDRFLRAC from the coding sequence GTGGAGACCACCCCGCTGCGCCAGGCCCAGGACGAGGTCGCGGAGCTGCTGAGCGACCTGATCCGGATCGACACGACCAACACCGGTGACACCGCCACCGGCAAGGGCGAGCGGGCGGCGGCGGAGTGGGTCGCCGGCAAGCTCGACGAGGTGGGCATCGACTCGGTCATCCACGAGTCCGAGCGGGGGCGGGCCAGCCTGGTCGCCCGCATCCCCGGGCAGGACCGCAGCCGGCCGGGGCTGCTCGTCCACGGCCACCTCGACGTCGTCCCCGCCGACCCGGCCGAGTGGAGCGTGCACCCGTTCTCCGGCGAGGAGCGCGACGGCTTCATCTGGGGCCGGGGCGCGGTGGACATGAAGGACATGGACGCGATGACCCTCGCGCTCGTCCGCGACTGGGCGCGCACCGGCGTGCAGCCGCCGCGCGACGTCGTCCTGGCGTTCGTCGCAGACGAGGAGGCCGGCGGGAGGCTCGGCGCCAAGTACGTCGTGCAGGAGCACCCCGACCTGTTCGAGGGCTGCACCGAGGCGATCAGCGAGGTCGGCGGGTTCAGCATCACCGTCCGCGACGACCTGCGCCTCTACCTCGTGCAGACCGCGGAGAAGGGCCTGGCCTGGATGCGGCTCACCGCCAGCGGGAAGCCCGGCCACGGCTCGTTCGTGCACGACGACAACGCCGTCACCCGGCTGTGCCAGGCCGTGGCCCGGCTGGGGGAGGCGCGGCTGCCGACGACGCTGACCCCGCCGATGCGCCAGTTCCTCGCCGCCGTCGAGGACGCCTACGGCATCGAGATCGACCCCGACGAGCCGGAGCAGGCCCTGGCCCGGCTGGGCAGCATCAGCCGGATGATCGGCGCGGCCCTGCGCAACACGGTCAACCCGACGATGGTGCAGGCCGGCTACAAGGCCAACGTCATCCCCGGCACCGCCAGCGCCACCGTCGACGGCCGCTTCCTGCACGGGCACGAGGAGGAGTTCGACCGCCAGCTGGCCGGCCTCATCGGCGAGGGCGTGCAGCGCGAGTGGCTGGTGCACGACCAGGCCGTGGAGACGACGTTCGACGGCCCCCTGGTCGACGCGATGGTCGCCGCGCTCAAGGCCGAGGACGACGGCGCCCGCCCGGTGCCGTTCACCATGAGCGGCGGCACCGACGCCAAGAGCTTCGAGCGCCTGGGCATGCGCTGCTTCGGCTTCTCCCCGCTGCGGCTGCCGGCGGACCTGGACTTCGCCTCGCTGTTCCACGGCATCGACGAGCGGGTGCCGGTGGAGTCCCTGCGCTTCGGCATCCGCGTGCTGGACCGGTTCCTGCGCGCCTGCTGA
- a CDS encoding SDR family oxidoreductase: MTAPAPRPGSVALVTGGTGGFGRALAAKLLAGDVRVVLADLDGDRARATAADLGAEFEALDVTDRAANAAVMERVEARHGRLDAAYLNAGISAAKSEDEVDLDEFLHVVDVDLFGVVYGALAARPAIRRAGGGAIVVTASLAGLSPMATDPGYSVAKGGAIAFVRSMAPRLAREGTTISAICPGFADTAIIDRIRDQFTQAGFPVLTAEEVADAMVAAWTSGEPGAAYVVQPGVGTVPYRFKGVPAARTQSGETAVVPEALRPPSMR, encoded by the coding sequence GTGACCGCGCCCGCCCCCCGCCCCGGTTCCGTCGCCCTGGTCACCGGGGGGACCGGCGGCTTCGGCCGCGCCCTCGCCGCCAAGCTGCTCGCCGGGGACGTCCGGGTCGTGCTGGCCGACCTCGACGGCGACCGCGCGCGGGCCACCGCGGCCGACCTCGGCGCGGAGTTCGAGGCCCTCGACGTCACCGACCGCGCGGCCAACGCCGCCGTCATGGAGCGGGTCGAGGCCCGGCACGGCCGGCTGGACGCCGCCTACCTCAACGCGGGCATCTCCGCGGCCAAGAGCGAGGACGAGGTCGACCTCGACGAGTTCCTGCACGTGGTCGACGTCGACCTGTTCGGCGTGGTCTACGGCGCGCTCGCGGCGCGCCCGGCGATCCGGCGGGCCGGCGGCGGCGCCATCGTCGTCACGGCGTCCCTGGCCGGGCTGTCACCGATGGCCACCGACCCCGGCTACAGCGTCGCCAAGGGCGGGGCGATCGCGTTCGTGCGCTCGATGGCCCCCCGCCTGGCCCGCGAGGGGACGACGATCAGCGCGATCTGCCCCGGGTTCGCCGACACCGCGATCATCGACCGGATCCGCGACCAGTTCACCCAGGCCGGCTTCCCGGTGCTCACCGCCGAGGAGGTCGCCGACGCGATGGTCGCCGCCTGGACCTCGGGGGAGCCGGGCGCGGCCTACGTCGTCCAGCCGGGGGTGGGCACCGTGCCCTACCGGTTCAAGGGCGTGCCGGCCGCGCGGACGCAGAGCGGGGAGACCGCCGTCGTCCCGGAGGCGCTGCGGCCACCGTCGATGCGGTGA
- a CDS encoding CdaR family transcriptional regulator produces MSPPAGEATLTAVLHVPEWTGVRVLAGLTDDAGARQLTGVVIVPAAEVPEAAIAGRLLVVLHEVDRTDWRLDVLVRRARAAGVAALVLPGTEPVGWATAALADRVGLPVLGSPAPLEAGLAARRLLGRTGEVQARQVLRTVAACRRAGRTVEDLAREVTRVLRRPVALLDRSGHVTVGDVPGADRAALAAALGSRNPAEDARLPLPSGVVVLAAPVVVPGGETAAWAAATLPEAPAAEEAAVAAALAVAAVGFGHRLAVRRLTSERDARSRTSLLGELLNAGGAASAATRRRAVAAGWPLEGWHTAVRIAAQREVDTVGLRGEVVAALAAQDVRAVVVESGDGWSAWTTTTHEPGAADVQAHSAKLRRSQRDLAVVVETQVGVGRPHPGLAGLTRSLAEAADACRLAASRPHTGRFVQVDQLGLAQLLLAWTRTDTFQPAARSLLQPLEDQPGDLLHTLGVYLDAESSVAETAAVLGVHRNTVAGRMARIQQLLAVDLADAEQRLALHLACRTMGVAADREAPQDG; encoded by the coding sequence CCCTGACCGCGGTCCTGCACGTGCCCGAGTGGACGGGCGTGCGGGTGCTGGCCGGCCTGACCGACGATGCCGGCGCGCGGCAACTCACCGGTGTGGTCATCGTGCCGGCCGCGGAGGTGCCCGAGGCCGCCATCGCCGGGCGGCTGCTGGTGGTCCTGCACGAGGTCGACCGGACCGACTGGCGGCTGGATGTACTGGTCCGCCGGGCCCGGGCCGCGGGAGTGGCCGCCCTGGTGCTACCCGGGACGGAGCCGGTGGGCTGGGCGACGGCGGCGCTGGCCGACCGGGTGGGCCTGCCGGTCCTCGGGAGCCCGGCGCCGCTGGAGGCCGGTCTGGCCGCACGTCGTCTGCTCGGTCGCACCGGTGAGGTGCAGGCACGGCAGGTGCTGCGGACGGTGGCCGCGTGCCGGCGCGCAGGGCGAACCGTCGAGGACCTGGCCCGGGAGGTCACCCGAGTCCTGCGCCGACCGGTGGCACTACTGGACCGCAGCGGGCACGTGACCGTCGGGGACGTGCCCGGTGCCGACCGCGCCGCCCTGGCCGCGGCGCTCGGGAGCCGCAACCCGGCGGAGGACGCCCGGCTGCCCCTTCCGTCGGGGGTCGTGGTCCTTGCTGCGCCGGTCGTGGTGCCGGGGGGCGAGACGGCGGCCTGGGCCGCGGCGACTCTCCCCGAGGCGCCCGCCGCAGAGGAGGCTGCGGTCGCGGCAGCGCTCGCGGTCGCGGCCGTCGGCTTCGGGCACCGCCTGGCGGTCCGCCGCCTCACCTCGGAGCGGGACGCCCGTAGCCGGACGTCCCTGCTGGGTGAGCTGCTCAATGCCGGGGGCGCGGCCAGCGCGGCGACCCGGCGCCGCGCGGTGGCGGCGGGGTGGCCGCTGGAAGGGTGGCACACCGCCGTCCGCATCGCCGCCCAGCGTGAAGTGGACACCGTCGGCCTGCGCGGCGAGGTCGTCGCGGCGCTGGCGGCCCAGGACGTCCGCGCGGTCGTCGTCGAGTCGGGTGACGGCTGGTCGGCCTGGACGACGACGACGCACGAGCCCGGCGCCGCCGACGTCCAGGCGCACTCCGCGAAGCTGCGCCGCTCGCAGCGGGACCTCGCGGTGGTCGTGGAGACGCAGGTGGGTGTGGGACGGCCGCACCCCGGCCTGGCTGGCCTGACCCGGAGCCTCGCCGAGGCCGCGGACGCCTGCCGGCTCGCCGCGAGCCGCCCCCACACCGGCCGGTTCGTGCAGGTGGACCAGCTGGGGCTCGCCCAGCTGCTGCTGGCCTGGACCCGGACCGACACCTTCCAGCCCGCGGCGCGGTCGCTCCTGCAGCCGCTGGAGGACCAGCCTGGGGACCTGCTGCACACCCTCGGCGTCTACCTCGACGCGGAGTCCTCGGTGGCCGAGACGGCCGCCGTGCTCGGCGTCCACCGCAACACCGTCGCTGGCCGGATGGCCCGCATCCAGCAGCTGCTCGCCGTCGACCTCGCCGACGCCGAGCAGCGGCTGGCCCTGCACCTGGCCTGCCGCACCATGGGCGTGGCGGCCGACCGGGAGGCGCCGCAGGACGGCTGA